A window from Sphingopyxis alaskensis RB2256 encodes these proteins:
- a CDS encoding DUF2332 domain-containing protein, translating into MSERIQPAGIGATGKGAVRAAFANQVAYCRANDAPITARIVAAIASLLDDPASNFARRIANWPGAPLADALPLRAAGGFHALHLSEAAHELAPIYADAEDINDAAIVAGVVARHEAALLPWLDGPPQTNEAGRSSNFIAAMLWLAEQGLPAHFDCLEIGSSAGINLMIDRYHYDLGGVHVGPQPGAMAFTPDWRGNHPPMHAIAIAGLRGCDVAPVDLTDPAQALRLKAYIWPEHDVRFARMEAAIAAAYVEKPCLIRANAADFVEAELARPQAAGTTRVLMHSIVWQYVPAEQQARVTAAMEVAGARATADRPVAWIALEANRTVHHHELVVRYWPGGDVPRKLGHAHAHGAWIEWLA; encoded by the coding sequence ATGAGCGAGCGTATCCAGCCCGCCGGAATCGGCGCCACCGGGAAAGGCGCTGTGCGCGCTGCCTTCGCAAATCAAGTGGCCTATTGCCGCGCCAACGATGCCCCCATCACCGCGCGTATCGTCGCCGCGATCGCCAGCCTGCTGGACGACCCCGCGAGCAATTTTGCGCGCCGCATCGCCAACTGGCCGGGCGCGCCGCTCGCCGACGCGCTGCCGCTTCGCGCCGCGGGGGGCTTTCACGCGCTGCACCTGTCGGAGGCTGCGCATGAACTCGCCCCCATTTATGCCGACGCCGAGGACATCAACGACGCCGCGATCGTCGCAGGTGTGGTTGCACGGCATGAAGCCGCGCTGCTCCCCTGGCTCGACGGCCCGCCGCAGACCAACGAGGCGGGGCGCTCGTCAAACTTCATCGCGGCGATGCTGTGGCTCGCCGAACAGGGGTTGCCAGCGCATTTCGACTGCCTTGAAATCGGATCGAGCGCGGGCATCAATCTGATGATCGACCGTTATCATTATGACCTCGGCGGCGTGCATGTCGGGCCGCAGCCCGGCGCGATGGCCTTCACCCCCGATTGGCGCGGCAACCATCCGCCCATGCACGCAATCGCCATTGCCGGGCTCAGGGGCTGCGACGTTGCGCCGGTCGATCTCACCGACCCGGCGCAGGCGCTCCGCCTCAAAGCCTATATCTGGCCCGAACATGACGTCCGCTTCGCGCGCATGGAAGCGGCGATCGCCGCCGCGTATGTGGAAAAGCCCTGTCTCATCCGCGCCAACGCCGCCGATTTCGTCGAGGCCGAGCTGGCACGGCCACAGGCGGCGGGAACGACGCGCGTGCTGATGCACTCGATCGTCTGGCAATATGTCCCCGCCGAGCAGCAGGCGCGCGTCACCGCCGCCATGGAAGTCGCGGGCGCCCGCGCCACCGCCGACCGCCCCGTCGCATGGATCGCGCTCGAAGCGAACCGGACCGTCCACCATCACGAACTGGTCGTGCGCTACTGGCCGGGCGGCGACGTCCCCCGCAAGCTGGGCCATGCCCACGCGCACGGCGCGTGGATCGAGTGGCTGGCGTAA